One Capsicum annuum cultivar UCD-10X-F1 chromosome 2, UCD10Xv1.1, whole genome shotgun sequence genomic window carries:
- the LOC107858326 gene encoding uncharacterized protein LOC107858326 has translation MDVIGPIEPPASNGHRFILVAIDYFTKWFEASTHKALTKKVVPDFVRNNLVCRFGIPESIITDNGANLNSDLMREICERTSTGATPYILVYGSEPTEVEIHSLSVIQEVGLENAKWICSRIEQLMIIDEKRLDADCHGQLYQNRMIKVFNKKVKPRRFTPGQLVLKKIFSHQGEAKGKFMPNWQGLT, from the exons ATGGATGTTATTGGGCCCATAGAGCCTCCTGCATCCAATGGACATCGTTTTATCTTGGTCgctattgattacttcacaaagtggtTTGAGGCCTCAACACATAAGGCCTTAACAAAGAAGGTGGTACCAGATTTTGTTCGCAACAACTTAGTCTGTCGATTTGGAATTCCAGAGTCAATCATAACAGATAATGGAGCCAATCTTAATAGTGACCTGATGAGAGAGATTTGTGAAAG AACTTCTACTGGGGCAACTCCCTACATATTGGTTTATGGGTCGGAACCTACAGAAGTAGAGATACATTCATTAAGTGTCATTCAGGAGGTTGGTCTAGAAAACGCTAAATGGATTTGTAGCAGGATCGAGCAGTTGATGATCATTGACGAGAAGAGATTGGATGCAGACTGTCATGGTCAACTCTATCAAAATAGAATGATCAAGGTGTTCAATAAGAAAGTCAAGCCTCGTCGATTCACACCGGGACAATTAGTATTGAAGAAGATATTCTCTCACCAAGGTGAAGCCAAAGGAAAATTTATGCCAAATTGGCAAGGTCTTACATAG